TGGTGGCTGCTGCCCGCGATCCTCGCCGTCGTCGCCCTGCGCGACCCGCACCTGATCGACGCCCACCATCAGGGCGAGGCCGTCGCGCTCCTGGTCGCCGAGCTGATCATCGGCCTGGGGATCGGAGCGGGCTGGGCCTGGACCTCCCGGATATGGGTGGAGCCGGACGGCGCGGTCTGGACCAGTACGACCAAGGCGGGCATCGCCGTCTGGAGCGGAGGCATCGCCCTGCGCGCCGCTCTGTTCGGACTGGGCGAGCTGCTCGGTGTGCATCAGGGCAGCCCGGCACTGATGCTCGCGCTCGCCGCCACGCTGCTGGTGCGCTCGGGAGTCCTGGTCCTGCGCTCCGGCGCCCTGACGGCGGCGGACGGCCGGACCGCGGCGTACGGTGACGGCAGGCCCCGCCCCGCGTGGAAGGAACACGCATGACGGAGAACGTCTGGACGCGCTGGCCCTCTCCGGAAGCACTGGGCCGCGAGGGCATCTCGCGGCCCCGGCGCCTCCTGG
The sequence above is drawn from the Streptomyces sp. SAT1 genome and encodes:
- a CDS encoding CcdC protein domain-containing protein encodes the protein MSGLVNVLVIVAVAALVIFRQFRARRIDADRRWWLLPAILAVVALRDPHLIDAHHQGEAVALLVAELIIGLGIGAGWAWTSRIWVEPDGAVWTSTTKAGIAVWSGGIALRAALFGLGELLGVHQGSPALMLALAATLLVRSGVLVLRSGALTAADGRTAAYGDGRPRPAWKEHA